Within the Pseudomonas sp. SL4(2022) genome, the region GCGGCCTGCTGTGCTGCTGTTGTCTGGCGCTCAATGCCTTGGCGGCCCCCCGCGAAGGTCCGGTGTTGACCCTGTGTTACGAAGATCAGGATTCCTACCCCTGGGTCATGGAGGACGGCAGCGGGCTCAATCTGCAGTTGCTGCGCCTGGTTGAGCAGGCTCTGCACGGACAGTTCACCTTCGTCGCCGTCCCCTGGAAGCGCTGCCTGGCCGGCCTGGCCCAAGGCAGCTATGACGGCGCCTTCGCGGCCAGTTTCAAGGCCGAACGCCTGGGCTTGGGGCGTTACCCGCTTGATACTGACGGCCGCCTGGATGAACGCAAGCGCCTGCACACCTCGATCTATTCCCTTTACCGGCGCAAGGGCAGTACGGTCAGCTGGAATGGTCAGGAATTCCGTCAACTGCATGGGCGCATCGGTTCGCTGAGCGGGTTTTCAATTGTCGATTTCATCCGCGCCCAGGGTGTCGAGGTGGATGAGACCAACCGCGATCCGTTGGCACTGCTGCGCATGCTCAGCCACAAACGCATCGAAGCCGCGGCGCTGCAGAGCCAGCGCGGTGATTTCGTGCTGCAGACCAATCCGGATCTGGCCGCACAGCTGGAGAAAATCGAGTTACCGCTGCAGGACAAGGCCTACTACCTGATGCTGTCCAACGCCTATGTGGCAGCCAACCCGGAGCAGGCTGCGCGCATCTGGGATGAAATCGAGCGTCAGCGCGAGTCGGTGATCTATCAGCAGCAGGTGTGGGACTCTCTGGCTCGTTCGCAACCCTGAGCCGGTTAATGCTCGGTGTCGACCCCGCGTCGGCGCAGGCGCATGATCGTGCTTCGCCTCGATGAGTATTGCCGCATGGTCAAGCCTCCCGCCGCTCCACCGTCTGCCTCTGCGCTTGGGCGCTTTCTCACGTTGGCGGGTACAGCCACGCGCATCGGCGGCAGCGTGCTGGGGCAGCGTTTGCGGCCTGGCCGCAGCGCGATTGATTGGCAGCCGGTGGGCGATCTGCTCACCGATGTGCTGGGCGAGATGAAAGGTCCGGTGCTCAAACTGGGGCAAATGGCTTCGCAGTGGCAGGGCGTGTTGCCTGAACCGGTGGCACTGGCATTGGCCTCGCTGCAGAGCCGCGTACCAGCCTTGCCCTTCAGCGCGTTGCGTGGGCATCTGCAGCAGGTGTATGGCGCGGACCTCGGGCAGTTCTTTCAGCAGATCGATGAACAACCCTTTGCCGCTGCGTCACTTGGTCAGGTGCATCGCGCTATAGCGGCGGATGGCCGGGCGCTGGTGCTCAAGGTGCAATACCCGGGCATCGCCGACATCTGTCAGGCTGATCTGCGTCAGCTACGCCGTTTACTGCCGCTGGGGCGCTTGTTCCGCGCGCCGGCTGAGCAGCTGGAGGGCCTGTATCGGGAGCTGGCGGCGGTGATCGAGGCCGAGCTGGATTACCCGGCCGAGATGCGCCGCCTGCAGGACTTTCGTGCGCATTTCGCCGATTGGCCGGGCTTGCGCCTGCCGCAGCCGCAGGAAGACCTTTGCCGCCCCGGCGTGCTGGCACTCAGCGAGGAAGCCGGCTTGCCGTTTGCCGAGGTCAGCCAGGCCAGTGTCGACGTGCGTGA harbors:
- a CDS encoding substrate-binding periplasmic protein encodes the protein MIKALCGLLCCCCLALNALAAPREGPVLTLCYEDQDSYPWVMEDGSGLNLQLLRLVEQALHGQFTFVAVPWKRCLAGLAQGSYDGAFAASFKAERLGLGRYPLDTDGRLDERKRLHTSIYSLYRRKGSTVSWNGQEFRQLHGRIGSLSGFSIVDFIRAQGVEVDETNRDPLALLRMLSHKRIEAAALQSQRGDFVLQTNPDLAAQLEKIELPLQDKAYYLMLSNAYVAANPEQAARIWDEIERQRESVIYQQQVWDSLARSQP
- a CDS encoding ABC1 kinase family protein; translation: MIVLRLDEYCRMVKPPAAPPSASALGRFLTLAGTATRIGGSVLGQRLRPGRSAIDWQPVGDLLTDVLGEMKGPVLKLGQMASQWQGVLPEPVALALASLQSRVPALPFSALRGHLQQVYGADLGQFFQQIDEQPFAAASLGQVHRAIAADGRALVLKVQYPGIADICQADLRQLRRLLPLGRLFRAPAEQLEGLYRELAAVIEAELDYPAEMRRLQDFRAHFADWPGLRLPQPQEDLCRPGVLALSEEAGLPFAEVSQASVDVRERLALTLVRWLSAQAFELGLLHADPHPGNFAYTAAGELVVYDFGCVQVLSAPLLAAYVQTYKALQARDGEHLEKAFQALGTRQPKSTTPYGLYRQLHGLLGPLLQPGVNWDFAATPLHEQVQRLLPDVMGALGSLQPAPATLLVNRTLEGHYWNLSRLGVALPVADLLQVQLAGR